From Vidua macroura isolate BioBank_ID:100142 chromosome 5, ASM2450914v1, whole genome shotgun sequence, the proteins below share one genomic window:
- the STRIP2 gene encoding striatin-interacting protein 2 translates to MEAAGGAGAPGPGRARPGQPQPQPQPQPQPQPQPQPKGRELFRGQRKESEGSVDCPNLEFEYGDADGHGAELAELYSYTEEPELSHNRRCFEEDFHTQVPDRRWLELDRAQQKAYIMHLLDGLEVVNRDKRLRVARAILYLAQGVFGDCDNEGDVLHWSRHNSFLLYQLGTFSAFLELLNMEIENSQACSSALRKPAISLADSTELRVLLSVMYLMVENIRVEQETDPPEWKTCRETFRMELSFPVHTEEPFALLLFTMVTKFCSGHAPHFPMKKVLLLLWKVLLFTLGGFEALQTMKVRRREELGLPPLPEDSIQVVRGMRAASPPTYAIELVEQQQQQQQQQQKRGHRSRRPLMKQDSLDIYNERDPFKNDEGGVDEEENDDVDSGIEGELDLMERDAIIPAMPAQRLPIERVSFPKGLPWAPKVRQKDIEHFLEASRNKFIGFTLGQDTETLIGLPRPIHESVKTLKQHKYVSISDVQIKNEEELEKCPMSLGEEEVQETPCEVLYRAMLYNLPQYMIALLKILLAAAPTSKAKTDSINILADVLPEEMPITVLQSMKLGIDVNRHKEIIVKSISALLLLLLKHFKLNHIYQFEYVSQHLVFANCIPLILKFFNQNIMSYIAAKNSISVLDYPHCTVCDLPELTAESLEAGDNNQFCWRNLFSCINLLRILNKLTKWKHSRTMMLVVFKSAPILKRALKVKQAMMQLYVLKLLKIQTKYLGRQWRKSNMKTMSAIYQKVRHRMNDDWAYGNDIDARPWDFQAEECTLRANIEAFNSRRYDKPQDSEFAPVDNCLQSVLGQRLELPEDFHYSYELWLEREVFSQPIRWEELLHCQ, encoded by the exons atGGAGGCGGCGGGAGGCGCCGGAGCCCCGGGCCCGGGCAGGGCCCGCCCgggacagccacagccccagccccagccacaacctcagccacagccacagccacagcccaaGGGCCGGGAGCTCTTCAGGGGCCAGCGCAAGGAGTCCGAG GGCTCCGTGGATTGTCCCAACCTGGAATTTGAGTACGGGGATGCCGACGGCCACGGCGCTGAGCTGGCAG AGCTGTACAGCTACACCGAGGAGCCTGAGCTGAGCCACAACAGGAGATGCTTCGAGGAGGATTTTCACACTCAAG TGCCGGACAGGAGGTGGCTGGAGCTGGACAGGGCTCAGCAGAAGGCCTACATCATGCACCTGCTGGATGGGCTGGAGGTGGTCAACAGGGACAAGAGGCTCAGAGTAGCACGGGCCATCCTGTACCTGGCACAGG GTGTCTTTGGGGACTGTGATAATGAAGGTGATGTCCTGCACTGGTCTCGGCACAACAGCTTCCTCCTGTACCAGCTGGGAACCTTCTCTGCCTTCCTGGAGCTTCTCAACATGGAGATTGA gaacagccaggCCTGCAGCAGCGCCCTGCGGAAGCCGGCCATCTCCCTGGCCGACAGCACGGAGCTCAG GGTCCTGCTCAGTGTCATGTACCTGATGGTGGAGAACATCCGTGTGGAGCAGGAGACGGATCCCCCCGAGTGGAAAACCTGCCGGGAGACCTTCAGGATGGAGCTGA GTTTCCCTGTGCACACTGAGGAGCCgtttgctctgctgctcttcacGATGGTGACCAAGTTCTGCAGCGGCCACGCTCCACACTTCCCCATGAAGAaggtcctgctcctgctctggaagGTGCTCCTG ttCACGCTGGGCGGGTTCGAGGCGCTGCAGACCATGAAGGtgcggcggcgggaggagctggggctgccgcCCCTGCCCGAGGACAGCATCCAGGTGGTGCGGGGGATGCGTGCGGCCTCCCCGCCCACCTACGCCATCGAGCTcgtggagcagcagcagcagcagcagcagcagcagcagaagcggGGCCACCGCAGCCGCAGG cccctgatGAAGCAAGACAGTTTGGATATCTACAACGAGAGAGATCCCTTCAAGAACGACGAAGGAGGGGTTGATGAAGAGGAGAATGACGACGTGGACAGCGGGATCGAGGGGGAGCTGGACCTGATGGAGCGGGACGCGATCATCCCTGCGATGCCAGCTCAGCGCCTGCCCATCGAGAGGGTGTCCTTCCCCAAGGGGCTCCCCTGGGCCCCCAAAGTCAG ACAGAAAGACATCGAGCATTTCCTGGAAGCAAGCAGGAACAAATTCATTGGATTCACGCTGGGACA ggACACCGAAACCCTGATAGGGCTCCCGCGGCCGATCCATGAAAGTGTGAAGACCCTGAAGCAG CACAAGTACGTTTCCATCTCGGATGTCCAGATCAAGAacgaggaggagctggagaagtgCCCCATGTCTCTG GGGGAAGAGGAAGTCCAAGAAACCCCTTGTGAGGTCTTGTATCGAGCAATGTTGTACAATCTCCCCCAGTACATG ATCGCTTTGCTGAAGatcctcctggctgctgcaccCACCTCCAAGGCCAAGACTGACTCCATCAACATCCTGGCAGACGTGTTGCCTGAAGAGATGCC CATCACCGTCCTGCAGAGCATGAAGCTGGGCATCGACGTGAACAGACACAAGGAGATCATCGTGAAGAGCATCtcggcgctgctgctgctgctcctcaagCACTTCAAGCTGAACCACATCTACCAG TTTGAGTACGTGTCCCAACACCTGGTGTTTGCCAACTGCATCCCTCTGATCCTGAAATTCTTCAACCAGAACATCATGTCTTACATCGCTGCCAAAAACAG CATCTCCGTCCTGGATTATCCGCATTGCACGGTCTGTGACTTGCCCGAGCTCACAGCAGAAAGTCTG GAAGCTGGAGACAACAACCAGTTCTGCTGGAGGAATTTGTTCTCCTGCATTAACTTGCTGAGGATCCTCAACAAGCTGACCAAGTGGAAACACTCGAGGACAATG ATGCTGGTGGTGTTTAAATCAGCCCCGATCCTGAAGCGGGCTCTGAAGGTGAAGCAGGCCATGATGCAGCTCTACGTGCTCAAGCTGCTGAAAATCCAGACCAAGTACCTGGGGCGCCAGTGGAGGAAGAGCAACATGAAGACCATGTCTGCCATCTACCAGAAGGTGCGGCACCGCATGAACGACGACTGGGCCTACGGCAACG ACATCGACGCCAGGCCGTGGGATTTCCAGGCCGAGGAGTGCACGCTGAGGGCCAACATCGAAGCCTTCAACAGCCGCAGGTACGACAAGCCGCAGGACTCGGAGTTCGCCCCGGTGGACAACTGCCTGCAGAGCGTGCTGGGCCAGCGCCTGGAGCTGCCCGAGGACTTCCACTACTCCTACGAGCTCTGGCTGGAGCGGGAGGTGTTTTCGCAGCCCATTcgctgggaagagctgctgcactgccagTGA